In Arachis stenosperma cultivar V10309 chromosome 1, arast.V10309.gnm1.PFL2, whole genome shotgun sequence, one DNA window encodes the following:
- the LOC130945368 gene encoding HMG1/2-like protein yields MPKVKADAKAADNRLKRKGAGTGRKQAKKAKDPNKPKRPPSAFFVFMSEFREQYKKEHPSNKSVAVVGKAGGDRWKSMSDADKAPYQAKAEKKKEEYERSMQAYNKKQESKGASEEDESDKSKSEVNDEDEDEEDDDDE; encoded by the exons ATGCCGAAGGTTAAAGCCGACGCGAAAGCTGCTGATAACCg GTTGAAGCGCAAAGGCGCTGGAACGGGAAGGAAGCAGGCTAAGAAAGCTAAGGATCCTAACAAGCCGAAGAGGCCTCCAAGCGCTTTCTTCGTTTTCAT GTCTGAGTTCAGAGAACAGTACAAGAAGGAGCACCCAAGCAACAAATCCGTTGCAGTT GTTGGCAAGGCTGGTGGTGACAGGTGGAAATCAATGTCTGATGCT GATAAAGCTCCCTACCAAGCTAaggcagagaaaaagaaagaagagtatGAAAGGAGTATGCAAGCCTACAACAAAAAACAG GAGAGTAAGGGTGCTTCTGAGGAAGATGAATCTGACAAGTCAAAGTCTGAAGTAAATGATGAGGATGAGGATGAG GAGGATGATGATGACGAGTGA